In the Fibrobacter sp. UWR3 genome, one interval contains:
- a CDS encoding phospholipid-binding protein MlaC, which translates to MIRKMLALLTVFAVMAFAAEDPVAAVKKKDAELQTLLKKSSRNAKEIERVKSLLNDSFDFALLAKKSLAKGDWDKQDAASQEKFVAEFQRMVRNSSAKRLELYRADSTIYEPAKMKGTDEARVVAHLWNKGKESVLEYKMSLVNGNWKAWDLVIDDLSTARNYKEQFGQILKTKSFAELIDIISKKADEAEK; encoded by the coding sequence AGACCCTGTCGCTGCGGTGAAGAAGAAGGATGCTGAACTGCAGACCCTGCTCAAGAAGTCGAGCCGCAACGCGAAGGAGATTGAACGCGTGAAGTCGCTGCTGAACGACTCGTTCGATTTTGCGCTCCTGGCGAAGAAGTCGCTTGCGAAGGGCGACTGGGACAAGCAGGATGCCGCCTCGCAGGAAAAGTTTGTTGCGGAGTTCCAGCGCATGGTCCGCAATTCCAGCGCGAAGAGGCTTGAACTCTACCGCGCCGATTCCACCATCTACGAGCCCGCGAAGATGAAGGGTACGGACGAAGCCCGCGTGGTGGCTCACCTTTGGAACAAGGGCAAGGAATCTGTGCTCGAGTACAAGATGAGCCTCGTGAACGGCAACTGGAAGGCGTGGGACCTGGTGATCGACGACCTTTCGACCGCACGCAACTACAAGGAACAGTTCGGCCAGATCCTCAAGACCAAGAGTTTCGCCGAACTCATCGACATTATCAGCAAGAAGGCTGACGAAGCCGAAAAGTAA